The following coding sequences are from one Haliotis asinina isolate JCU_RB_2024 chromosome 3, JCU_Hal_asi_v2, whole genome shotgun sequence window:
- the LOC137278820 gene encoding uncharacterized protein has protein sequence MASHQAWHHTRHRTRHRTRHRTRHRTRHGIAPGIAPGIAPGIAPGMASHQAWHRTRHGIAPGITPGITPGITPGITHGITPGMASHQASHQASHQASHQASHQAWHHTRHGITPGITPGITPGITPGITPGMASHQAWHHTRHRTRHRTRHHTRHHTRHHTRHHTRQRTRHRTRHRTRHHTRHRTRHGITPGMASHQAWHHTRHHTRHGITPGITPGIAPGITPGITPGITPGITPGNTPGITPGITPGNTPGITPGIAPGIAPGIAPGMASHQASHQAWHHTRHGITPGITPGITPGITPGITPGITPGMASHQASHQASHQASHQASHQASHQASHQASHHGITPGMASHQASHQASHQASHMASHMASHQAWHHTRHHTRHHTRHHTRHHTRHGITPGITPGITPGITPGIAPGIAPGIAPGITPGITPGITP, from the exons atggcatcacaccaggcatgGCATCACACCAGGCATCGCACCAGGCATCGCACCAGGCATCGCACCAGGCATCGCACCAGGCATGGCATCGCACCAGGCATCGCACCAGGCATCGCACCAGGCATCGCACCAGGCATGGCATCGCACCAGGCATGGCATCGCACCAGGCATGGCATCGCACCAGGCATCACACCAGGCATCACACCAGGCATCACACCAGGCATCACACATggcatcacaccaggcatgGCATCACACCAGGCATCACACCAGGCATCGCACCAGGCATCGCACCAGGCATCGCACCAGGCATggcatcacaccaggcatggcatcacaccaggcatcacaccaggcatcacaccag gcatcacaccaggcatcacaccaggcatggcatcacaccaggcatgGCATCACACCAGGCATCGCACCAGGCATCGCACCAGGCATCACACCAGGCATCACACCAGGCATCACACCAGGCATCACACCAGGCAACGCACCAGGCATCGCACCAGGCATCGCACCAGGCATCACACCAGGCATCGCACCAGGCATggcatcacaccaggcatggcatcacaccaggcatggcatcacaccaggcatcacaccaggcatgGCATCACACCAGGCATCACACCAGGCATCGCACCAGGCATCACACCAGGCATCACACCAGGCATCACACCAGGCATCACACCAGGCAACACACCAGGCATCACACCAGGCATCACACCAGGCAACACACCAGGCATCACACCAGGCATCGCACCAGGCATCGCACCAGGCATCGCACCAGGCATGGCATCACACCAggcatcacaccaggcatggcatcacaccaggcatggcatcacaccaggcatcacaccaggcatcacaccag gcatcacaccaggcatcacaccaggcatcacaccaggcatgGCATCGCACCAGGCATCGCACCAGGCATCGCACCAGGCATCGCACCAGGCATCGCACCAGGCATCACACCAGGCATCACACCAGGCATCACACCATggcatcacaccaggcatgGCATCACACCAGGCATCACACCAGGCATCACACCAGGCATCACACATGGCATCACACATggcatcacaccaggcatggcatcacaccaggcatcacaccaggcatcacaccaggcatcacaccaggcatcacaccaggcatgGCATCACACCAGGCATCACACCAGGCATCACACCAGGCATCACACCAGGCATCGCACCAGGCATCGCACCAGGCATCGCACCAGGCATCACACCAGGCATCACACCAGGCATCACACCATAG